The Aedes aegypti strain LVP_AGWG chromosome 1, AaegL5.0 Primary Assembly, whole genome shotgun sequence sequence GTGTCAAGTAAAATACGAcacaattattattttaaactagtggtcccggcaaacttcgtcttgccatcaagtaggctgttgaaaaatgctatgaatcgtcctatacaaaatgacagtttcattcgcgctcgttttttcatctttcccggtgaatatcctgggatttttatacacacaaacacgtcggaacccttgacaaacaaaactgagaaagaatcattcgaatccgttgacccgttcgttagccatttcgtgacatacgaacaccattccatttttatttatatagatttgtcCATGCAAAAAAATGTGTGGGACCTATTTTGTGTATTGTCTGAAGGGACTGTCTGCCTGCGGTGACGCCAACTACGATGTAAGATAGACAGTGAGTGGCTTCAAAGGTAAGCTAAGAGATCATAACGCAACTGATTCCACACATGattttatattttgattttttcaaactaATATTCAACTATGATGCGATAAATGTTCATACGGATCTatgatgaaaaatcataaataataaATGGTCAAAACGACTAAAGTatgaaagacaaaaagtcgaaatcGCAAAGATCGAACAGAAAAAAAGATTGTTGTTTTAGGTTCAAATGCTTACAAAGCAATTGCCCTTCAAATCTTTGTCCCTAATTTCTGATTATATATtacaatttatgaaaacttcccaatatttatacaaatgttttttttttttctatatagaATTTACAATTTCAGTAGAAGCTcattataacgacaacttttctAACGACagaagctctctatagcgataTTTTCCTGTCCCTTGAAAAATATGGTGGTGCaataactattctctataacgacttttctctgttgtgacggtcccttgcgatgtcgttataacaagcttctaCTGTAAATATGTTGACTACTCTCGACACATCTGATTTATTTCGTCATGTTTCTGAGCTATTGAACTCAAAACGGTAAAGATTTACTTGGGCAATGATTCGCTCTAGCATGGAGAGTTTTCTCGGGCGAGTTGTCTCAAATTATGTACTTCTATATAATTGTCGCCGAATATGAGCACATACGCTTCAACACCCTTTTCAAAGTAAATAAAAAACGCCAAAAAAGCTCctcagaaaataaaatcaagTAAAGTTTAATGGTGTGTCTAACACTTTAGGATTATGCACTTCTGCTTGTGAGATTTATGATTTGGCGTAGGAATAATGTCATCACTGCAATCGTGAAGGTATTGCGAATATTTATTGCAggtatttttcgaaaaatgaatGGTACACTCAATTGAATCAAGCAAAATGTGTGCTTTATCTGTTAAATAAATTAGTACATGTTTGTAAAATCTGTCAATGTCTCTTTCCAGTATTAAATGttattaaaaatggttgaacaGGCAGTGTCAAGGCTTCTTTGAATGTTGCTCTTGTGTGGTGAGAGAATCAATGGACATTTAAGTGTTAAATCGTTTTGATTTGACACAAATACTCCAAATCCTAACAATCGAATCGTGATCGGGCGTCTACAACCCAATTAGTATTCATCACCTTCGCCGACTTCTTCCGTAGAGTCTACTCCAACCTCTTCGTAATCCTTTTCCAGGGCAGCCAAATCCTCACGAGCCTCGGAAAATTCTCCTTCTTCCATTCCTTCTCCTACATACCAATGTACGAAAGCCTAAAACATATTAATATACTAGTATACATATCCCACTGCCAATATATCACAGGGCTACTCACTCTTTTAGCATACATCAAGTCAAATTTATGATCCAGACGGGCCCACGCCTCAGCGATAGCAGTGGTGTTGGACAACATGCAAACCGCTCGCTGAACTTTTGCCAAATCGCCGCCAGGAACTACCGTTGGAGGTTGATAGTTTATACCGACCTTGAATCCAGTAGGGCACCAATCGACAAATTGAATCGAACGTTTGGTTTTGATTGTTGCGATTGCAGCATTGACATCTTTCGGAACAACGTCACCACGATAGAGCATACAACATGCCATGTATTTACCATGACGTGGATCACATTTGACCATTTGATTAGcaggttcaaaacatgcgttGGTAATTTCGGCAACAGTTAGTTGTTCATGGTAAGCTTTTTCGGCGGAAATTACAGGAGCATACGTGGCAAGTGGGAAATGAATTCGGGGGTAAGGTACCAGATTCGTCTGGAATTCGGTCAAATCAACATTCAAGGCACCATCGAAACGTAGCGAAGCAGTAATTGAGGAAACTATCTGGCCGATCAAACGGTTAAGATTAGTATAAGTAGGTCGCTCAATGTCCAAGTTTCGGCGGCAAATATCGTAGATGGCCTCGTTATCGACCATGAACGCACAGTCGGAGTGCTCCAAAGTAGTATGGGTGGTAAGGATAGAATTATACGGCTCCACGACTGCCGTCGAGACCTAGAAAATAAGGAAAATCAATAGAACGCCGCAATGTACGCAAACCCCAAGCGTTTGATATTTATCAAAGATTGATGTTTATGCTCTTTTATGACTGAGCCACACTTTCATA is a genomic window containing:
- the LOC5575826 gene encoding tubulin alpha-1A chain; the encoded protein is MRECISVHIGQAGVQIGNACWELYCLEHGIQPDGQMPSDKTIGGGDDSFNTFFSETGSGKHVPRAVFVDLEPTVVDEVRTGTYRQLFHPEQLITGKEDAANNYARGHYTIGKEIVDLVLDRIRKLADQCTGLQGFLVFHSFGGGTGSGFTSLLMERLSVDYGKKSKLEFSIYPAPQVSTAVVEPYNSILTTHTTLEHSDCAFMVDNEAIYDICRRNLDIERPTYTNLNRLIGQIVSSITASLRFDGALNVDLTEFQTNLVPYPRIHFPLATYAPVISAEKAYHEQLTVAEITNACFEPANQMVKCDPRHGKYMACCMLYRGDVVPKDVNAAIATIKTKRSIQFVDWCPTGFKVGINYQPPTVVPGGDLAKVQRAVCMLSNTTAIAEAWARLDHKFDLMYAKRAFVHWYVGEGMEEGEFSEAREDLAALEKDYEEVGVDSTEEVGEGDEY